A window of Aeromicrobium sp. A1-2 contains these coding sequences:
- a CDS encoding LCP family protein — MTIVVPGSGHIMAGRRGVGWFAVTVWLGVVGAGGYLLWKTRTDRAEVLGWFTDPDLLLLARAAMVVVAVLWVVLFVDAWRLGSPFRLNFARAAVITVLNLAIIGGVAGSTAYASQLIQVSRETVKTVFKATETSAPLKGRYNILLVGSDARADRTGVRPDSLTVASIDADTGKVVLVSLPRNLQNVPFSEGSPMRTIYPYGYNCGSECLLNAVHTTAQNRTDLYPDSADPGLDATIDAVQGVTDLKINYYVMVNLNGFKGLVNAVGGVTIDVKNRIAMFGHDDAYKNVYIEPGEQKLDGQKALWYARSRVESDDYTRMGRQKCLMAAMAGQLSPQTVLFNATKIADSGKELLSTNIPAKELGQFADLALKSRGNKIRTVSVVPPQFNPVAPDFPAIQAAIQKAIDKSEATKAPNPSATKDTSGRASNNADDLEATC, encoded by the coding sequence ATGACGATCGTGGTGCCCGGATCCGGGCACATCATGGCCGGCAGGCGCGGCGTCGGATGGTTCGCCGTCACGGTGTGGCTCGGCGTCGTCGGTGCCGGTGGATACCTGCTGTGGAAGACCCGTACGGATCGCGCGGAAGTGCTGGGCTGGTTCACCGATCCGGATCTCCTGCTGCTGGCGCGAGCCGCCATGGTGGTCGTCGCAGTGCTGTGGGTTGTGCTGTTCGTCGATGCGTGGCGGCTCGGGTCCCCGTTCCGGCTCAACTTCGCGCGGGCGGCCGTCATCACCGTGCTCAACCTCGCCATCATCGGCGGCGTCGCGGGTTCTACGGCGTACGCTTCGCAGCTCATCCAGGTCTCCCGGGAGACCGTCAAGACGGTCTTCAAGGCGACGGAGACCTCGGCGCCGCTCAAGGGCCGCTACAACATCCTGCTGGTCGGTTCGGATGCTCGAGCCGACCGCACCGGCGTGCGACCGGACTCATTGACCGTCGCCAGCATCGACGCCGACACCGGCAAGGTGGTCCTGGTTTCGCTGCCGCGCAACCTGCAGAACGTGCCGTTCTCCGAGGGCTCGCCGATGCGGACGATCTATCCGTACGGCTACAACTGTGGCTCCGAGTGCCTGCTCAACGCGGTCCACACGACGGCCCAGAATCGTACCGACCTCTACCCCGACAGCGCGGATCCGGGCCTCGACGCCACGATCGATGCGGTCCAAGGCGTCACCGACCTGAAGATCAACTACTACGTCATGGTCAACCTCAACGGCTTTAAGGGACTCGTCAACGCCGTCGGCGGAGTGACCATCGACGTCAAGAACCGCATCGCGATGTTCGGCCACGACGATGCCTACAAGAACGTCTACATCGAGCCGGGCGAGCAGAAGCTCGATGGGCAGAAGGCGCTCTGGTACGCCCGCAGCCGGGTCGAGTCCGACGACTACACCCGCATGGGCCGGCAGAAGTGCCTCATGGCCGCGATGGCGGGTCAGCTCAGCCCGCAGACGGTCCTGTTCAACGCGACGAAGATCGCCGATTCCGGCAAGGAGCTGCTGAGCACCAACATCCCGGCTAAGGAGCTCGGCCAGTTCGCTGATCTCGCGCTGAAGTCTCGCGGCAACAAGATCCGGACCGTCTCGGTCGTTCCGCCCCAGTTCAACCCAGTGGCGCCTGATTTCCCGGCGATCCAAGCCGCGATCCAGAAAGCCATCGACAAGTCCGAGGCCACGAAAGCACCAAATCCCTCGGCCACCAAGGACACCTCGGGTCGGGCGTCCAACAATGCTGATGACCTCGAAGCCACCTGCTAG